The following are encoded in a window of Acropora muricata isolate sample 2 chromosome 6, ASM3666990v1, whole genome shotgun sequence genomic DNA:
- the LOC136920862 gene encoding low-density lipoprotein receptor-related protein 6-like, translated as MKMRIELVIPSLCCLYYTICQAYSPKLLYANRNDIRIVQKTHKHNRTEEIVVDGLEDAIVAVEFSYAEGYIFWTDVTVPKIRRISFREKRRIVKDVVSLGLRKPEGLAVDWVARKLYWTDCGDEDWQTNRIEVANLDGTYRKVLFWRNLSLPRAIAVDPLSGYMFWTDWGDKPKIERAEMDGSNRLEIISQDIYWPNGLTIDYSFEKIYWTDAKLFYIDKANYDGSQREKVFRSQSQCNLGHPFDLTLYENKIYWTDWKARGIHSSNKNDGMRCQLISQSSYPHMGIKAFESTRQKPRPGINPCNLTTNGGCSDLCLLNTRGHSCACPTGVKLLPDQTTCEQGPVKFLLVARKQDILIISLDTPDFTEVVVPVSGMKQGVAVDFDPLDKMLYWSDNEKLEIKRSKLDGTDVQVIISIQIKHPDGLAVDWVARNLYWTDTGTDRIEVSRLNGSSRKVLISENLDEPRAIALDPARGYMFWTDWGKSPKIERAGLDGGHRVTLVNTSIVWPNGIAIDFKAQKIYWADASLDKIEVMNMDGSQRSVVLDKGFLHVFGFTLLGSQLYWTDWQKRSIESVNKRTGDGRKMLIQRFPDLMGLKAVNLNLDLGSNPCQKNNGGCSHLCLYRRRGVKCECPDGMEILADKKSCILPEVFLLFSSNDNIRRMSLDTNNRAVIRLVNVKDARALDFNAHDMQIYWTDATERKISRAFLNGTNIEPIIEVDLAFPDGLAVDWIAQNLYWTDARTHRIEVSRLDGRHRKLLIWKDVWQPDELALDPVSGHMYWVNGGRNSTIEIADLDGSNRRVLFTNPNPPTGLTIDFSTGLLFWADQDERKIECAYLNGTNRRVVVSGLSKTFALTQFKDYIYYADWSTIYRANKTNGLDQTRIKRSIEVVMDILVFHRSRQEGWNVCAADNNGCSHLCFAKPDRTRVCSCPTHYDLSEMDNKTCKAPSVFILFSTESIIRRVLIDSADNVDVALPVRGLNDVLAIDYDIKSQLVFWIDGRTKQIMCARQDGTGVQTLKLNKNASPFDLAIDPYGQLLYWTDSVSNSINVYRLRKKTNVGAVFKRDYVYPRSIVLYPEIGRMYFTDDNPKSKSIMRATMGGSDELVLFDAVSPGDLAVDKQEQKLFWTDTEMKKIEYGDLTGMNRRTLIEENIVKPVGLVVYKDYVYWIDKDTRKVEKVKKYNDSSRELVQNYVDDLSDIAVVDISTSTDHHPCYKKYCTHLCWVGNDGRAQCSCPMDMILNDDNLICGAPKKCKPGQFTCANRLCIPLNWVCDNRDDCKDGSDEMDNCTKCKDGEYICDNGQCVDAKKRCDSKPDCEDGSDEREENCGKRCESNEFGCVKDGIVYKCIPRGWVCDLSKDCYENTDEMNCEARELKNSTESRSISNHHHLSNLSRAFIIVGSITFCGIFLAVVILASRMLRCQPANSREEGHELLTPSLPPRPHVSTPSSSRHNIYLNVSNRGEPGSVRWVARPT; from the exons ATGAAGATGCGAATAGAATTAGTAATACCCTCCTTGTGTTGCCTCTATTACACAATATGCCAAG CGTATTCTCCGAAGCTTTTGTACGCCAATCGCAATGACATAAGGATCGTCCAAAAGACTCACAAACATAATCGTACAGAGGAGATAGTGGTGGATGGTTTGGAGGACGCTATTGTTGCAGTGGAGTTTTCCTATGCGGAAGGTTACATATTCTGGACGGATGTTACCGTGCCGAAAATTAGGCGTATATCTTTTCGAGAAAAGAGACGAATAGTTAAGGATGTTGTTTCGTTGGGTTTGAGAAAACCCGAGGGACTGGCTGTAGATTGGGTGGCGAGAAAGTTATATTGGACTGATTGTGGGGATGAAGATTGGCAAACGAATAGAATCGAAGTTGCAAATCTTGATGGAACTTACAGAAAagttttattttggagaaatttGAGTTTACCAAGAGCGATTGCTGTTGACCCTCTGTCTGG GTATATGTTTTGGACTGATTGGGGAGATAAACCCAAAATAGAACGAGCTGAAATGGATGGTTCAAATCGCCTGGAAATCATCTCGCAAGACATATATTGGCCAAATGGACTCACAATAGACTacagttttgaaaaaatttattggACAGATGCAAAGCTGTTTTACATAGATAAGGCAAATTATGATGGCTCTCAACGTGAGAAAGTTTTTCGATCTCAAAGCCAATGTAATTTGGGTCATCCATTTGACTTAACGTtgtatgaaaataaaatatattggACAGACTGGAAGGCAAGAGGGATTCACTCGTCAAATAAAAATGATGGAATGAGGTGCCAGTTGATTTCACAAAGTTCATATCCACACATGGGTATTAAGGCTTTTGAATCTACAAGACAGAAACCACGACCAG GTATAAATCCTTGCAATTTAACTACAAATGGAGGATGCAGTGATTTGTGTTTGTTAAATACTCGTGGCCATTCCTGTGCATGTCCGACTGGTGTAAAGCTGCTTCCTGATCAAACAACATGCGAGCAAG GCCCAGTTAAGTTTCTATTAGTGGCAAGAAAACAGGATATTTTAATAATCTCATTGGACACTCCGGATTTCACTGAGGTCGTTGTTCCTGTCTCTGGTATGAAACAGGGAGTTGCAGTTGATTTCGATCCTCTTGATAAAATGCTATACTGGAGCGACAACGAGAAGCTTGAAATCAAAAGATCCAAATTGGATGGTACAG ACGTTCAAGTTATAATATCTATTCAAATCAAACACCCTGATGGGCTGGCTGTTGATTGGGTGGCACGCAACTTGTACTGGACAGACACTGGAACAGATCGAATTGAAGTTAGTCGATTAAATGGATCATCAAGAAAAGTTCTCATTAGTGAGAATTTGGATGAACCAAGAGCGATTGCTTTAGATCCAGCTCGAGG CTACATGTTTTGGACAGATTGGGGGAAGAGCCCAAAGATTGAAAGAGCAGGACTTGATGGGGGCCATCGTGTTACTTTGGTGAACACCTCTATAGTGTGGCCCAATGGAATTGCCATTGATTTCAAAGCGCAGAAGATTTATTGGGCTGATGCCAGCCTGGACAAAATAGAGGTTATGAATATGGATGGTAGCCAACGGTCTGTAGTTTTGGATAAAGGCTTCCTGCATGTGTTTGGGTTCACCCTTCTTGGTAGTCAGCTTTATTGGACAGACTGGCAGAAAAGATCAATTGAAAGTGTCAATAAACGAACTGGTGATGGCAGAAAAATGCTCATTCAACGCTTTCCGGATTTGATGGGATTGAAAGCTGTGAACCTTAACCTTGATCTTG GTTCGAATCCCTGTCAGAAGAATAACGGAGGCTGCAGTCACCTTTGCCTGTACAGAAGGAGAGGAGTGAAATGCGAGTGCCCGGATGGAATGGAAATACTTGCAGACAAGAAAAGTTGTATAT TGCCAGAAGTATTTCTGCTGTTTTCCAGTAACGACAATATAAGAAGAATGTCCTTAGATACCAATAACAGGGCGGTGATTCGCTTGGTCAATGTGAAAGACGCACGAGCGTTAGATTTTAACGCACATGATATGCAGATTTACTGGACTGATGCCACTGAAAGGAAGATAAGCAGAGCTTTCCTCAATGGCACTAACATCGAACCGATAATTGAAGTTGACTTGGCCTTTCCTGATGGGTTGGCTGTGGACTGGATTGCACAGAACCTTTACTGGACGGACGCTCGTACTCATCGAATAGAAGTATCGCGGTTGGATGGTCGACACAGAAAGTTGTTGATTTGGAAGGATGTATGGCAACCAGATGAACTGGCGCTTGATCCAGTCTCGGG GCACATGTACTGGGTAAATGGTGGACGAAATTCAACAATAGAGATAGCTGACTTGGATGGATCTAATAGACGCGTATTGTTCACTAATCCAAACCCCCCAACTGGCTTAACAATTGACTTTTCAACGGGACTTCTCTTCTGGGCCGATCAAGATGAGAGAAAGATTGAATGCGCCTACTTAAATGGCACAAATCGGCGAGTAGTTGTGTCAGGGTTGTCAAAGACATTTGCCCTGACACAGTTCAAGGATTATATCTATTACGCTGATTGGTCGACAATTTACCGAGCAAACAAAACCAATGGATTGGATCAGACGCGGATTAAAAGAAGCATCGAGGTTGTCATGGATATACTTGTGTTTCACAGAAGCAGACAGGAAG GTTGGAATGTTTGCGCCGCTGATAACAATGGCTGCAGCCATCTTTGCTTCGCCAAACCAGATAGAACAAGAGTGTGCTCCTGTCCAACCCACTATGACTTATCAGAGATGGACAATAAAACATGCAAAG CTCCTAGTGTCTTTATACTGTTTAGCACTGAAAGTATCATTCGTCGAGTTTTAATCGATTCAGCTGACAATGTCGATGTGGCTTTGCCTGTCCGCGGTTTGAACGATGTCCTTGCCATTGATTATGACATCAAGAGCCAGCTAGTGTTTTGGATCGATGGACGCACAAAGCAAATCATGTGTGCTCGACAAGATGGCACCGGTGTGCAGACCCTCAAGCTAAACAAAAATGCATCGCCGTTTGATCTGGCCATCGATCCTTATGGTCAGCTGTTGTATTGGACGGATAGTGTCTCTAACAGCATTAACGTTTACCGTTTGAGGAAAAAAACTAATGTTGGTGCGGTGTTCAAGAGAGATTATGTCTACCCACGCTCCATAGTGCTTTACCCCGAGATTGG GCGTATGTACTTCACGGATGACAATCCCAAATCGAAATCAATTATGCGGGCAACGATGGGAGGCTCTGATGAATTGGTATTGTTTGATGCAGTTTCTCCTGGCGATCTGGCCGTTGATAAACAAGAACAGAAACTGTTCTGGACAGACACTGAgatgaaaaaaattgagtatGGCGACCTCACTG GTATGAACCGGAGAACACTGATTGAAGAGAACATAGTGAAACCAGTTGGTCTCGTGGTTTATAAGGATTACGTGTACTGGATTGATAAAGACACTCGCAAAGTCGAAAAGGTCAAGAAATATAACGACAGCTCACGAGAACTCGTGCAGAACTACGTTGACGATTTGTCGGACATTGCCGTGGTCGATATAAGTACGAGCACAG ATCACCACCCGTGCTACAAGAAATACTGCACACACCTCTGTTGGGTTGGAAACGATGGTCGTGCGCAATGTTCCTGTCCTATGGACATGATTTTAAATGATGATAACTTGATTTGCGGAG CGCCGAAGAAATGCAAGCCAGGTCAGTTTACATGCGCTAACAGGCTCTGCATACCACTGAACTGGGTTTGTGATAACAGGGACGACTGCAAAGACGGCTCCGATGAAATGGACAATTGCA CGAAATGCAAAGACGGCGAGTACATTTGTGACAATGGCCAATGTGTCGATGCTAAGAAGCGATGCGACTCGAAGCCCGACTGCGAAGATGGATCGGACGAAAGGGAAGAAAACTGCG